The Leucobacter viscericola sequence ACGTGCCGTCGGCCCCGATTGAGTTCGATCCGGCCTCAAACGTCGCGGTCGTCTCAGTGCCCGTCAGCGGAGTTCCGAGCACAGATGCTGTCACCTGGTGCACACCAGCAACCGTTGCCGTGATGGTGGTGGTTGCCACGCCAGCCGCGTTCGTGGTTGCCGTTGCGCTGTTCAGCTGCGTTCCCGCGGGAGAAGTGAACGTTACAACCTGATCCTTAACAGGATTATTGTGTGCATCGAGGATCGTTGCCGTAACGGTGTGGGTTGCCTCACCGTCGGCAGGCAGAGAGCCGGTCGTGACACCAAAGCTGGAGGTGCTGCCTTCGCCGACGGAGGGTGCGTCTGCCACGAAGGTGATGTTCTGGTTTGTGCCGATCTGATTCGCACCCAACTTGGCGGAAACCGCGTAGCTCGCAGCAACCGTTGAGGTCGCGGTGACCGACGCGACACCGTTCGCACCCGACACGGCCGTGGGCTCAGACAGTGTGACACCTACTGGCGCCTCAAAGGTGACGGTCTCACCCGCCCTGAGCACATTCTCCGTGTCCCTCACCGTTGCGGTGAGGGTGTGAGTGGCCTCGCCGTTCGCGGCACGATTGCCGGTGCTGACGCCAAAGGTCGACTTGCTGGCGCTGGCGTTCGCGAGAACCGTGAGACTCAGAGCAGCTGAGTTGTTATTCACATTCGCATCGGTCACACTTCCAGTTGTGGTTGCGGCCGATGAACCCGGATCAATCGTGTTTGTCTCAAAATTGGTGGGAATGATGGCGATGCCTGATTTAGCACCGATCGATGCACTTTCAACAACTGTTGCGGCGACACTCAACACCACGCTGGCGCCAACGGGCCCCGACCAATCCTGGCTGAGGATCGTTCCGTTTTGCACCGGGGTCCCCTCACAAACACCACCGTTGACACCCTCACAGGTCCACGCTGCACTCTCAAGCCCAAGCTGCGAGAGATCCTGGTAGATCCGGCTCGTTCCAGGTGTGCTGGTGCCGTTAATACTGCCAGGTCCGTTGTTGGTCGCCGTCAGAGTGTACGACACGTTATCCCCACGCGATGCGCTTCCTTCAACACCCTTCGCCGAGATCGGGGACGCGACAATCGACGCATCCGTTGACGTACTCAAGTTGACATTGCCAATTTGTGTCGTCATGGTTTTGCCGCCGGTTGAGGCGGCAAAACCAAAACGCAAATTCTCCGGGAGATCATTAAACACGCCATTACCCGGGATGACCTGGTAGTCGAGAAGGTCGTTTTGCCATGTCGTCGGCTGTTGTCCAACAGATGTGAGTCCACTCACAGATACCACAATTCGTGGACCTGTACTTTCTTGCGGAATAACGGCAATGCGGGCGCGGCGGAACTTTGCGTTCTGATCGCTCACGCTCCCCTGAGACAGACTGCCACTGCTCAACTTCTTGCCCGTGGCATAGAGGTATTCCTTGCCGCACACGCTAGCGCCATTTCCGCCCGCGCCGCCGTCGCCAGATCCACGAAGAACGACGGAGTCGGGCGCGCTTGACCTTGTAACGCCCGGGGCCTCGTTTCTCTGACCGCTACCAGTCGTGGAGAAGCCACCGTACACGTCAAACCCGACCCCGAGATATCCCCTTTCGATACCTGGAACGCCTTTCGAGTTCGTGTCGCACCCGGAGGTATAACCGAGTCCTCCACCGACCGTACCTATGCGAGAGTGCTCGAAACCAGGCTCATCTGCATCGAGAAGAAAGAAGCTGAAGCCGTCAGCTCGCTCTGCTGAGCCGTTCGCAAAAGCTCGAAAATCAAACTCGACGGTCGCACCCTCGGCGACGGGCATTGATCCCTTGCTGATCAAGGCGCTCGATTGGTAAGTCGAACTGCTCGTAAGTTGAAGCCAGCCAACACCATTTGCGCCTGACTTGCTCGCACTGTTTCCTGTGTATTTCGGTGAGCCGAACACCCAGAAGTCATCAGAAGCAAATACATCGTTCGCGGCCCCCGACGAAAAATCTAGTTCCACAGGGAACTGCACATTTGCAGCCTGGGCCGATGGCGCTTCCATGTAGGCCCCACCAGCCGCCAATAGTCCAACAAGCGCAAGCGAAAGGGTTCGCCGCCTGCGGCTTGGGCGTTGATCCCGCTGCTGGGATTCGGTCAGTGACCGGCCCAGCCGTTTCAATTGAGTGGTTATCATCAATGTTCTTTCGTAGTCGAGGGCGGTCCAGGCGCGAATTCTCGTCGAGTCTTCTGCGCGGATATCTGCGCAGACGAAAGCAACTCGAAGAAGCCGACGTGCGAGGGTGGCCTGCTAATGGACCCCAAAGAGTAGAGCTTTGAAGGGGCCTCGCAGGGAGAGAGACCAGAGGCACCAAATCATGACGCGAGAACAAGAAAGTTCTCCGCGAGTGCGCTTCGCCCTCCGAGGGGCGCTGGCTTAAAACAATCCTTACACATCGCTCTTGAGGCCATCCTGAATGGCCAGAGAACTTTCAGGCCGCCCCAATAATTACCGACGTAGGATGGAATTGGCAGACGCGCCAAGTGCAGTGCGCATCTGTTTCTGCCCTCCTTCTGTGACCAGCGATATTTTTCGACGGCGTCACGAAACGCGCTCTGCGGTCTCTCAGTAGTGAAGGGCATTATCTTGCTCGAAGGGGGATGACCGGGCTTTGTCCAGTCGTATAGAAAACACACAATCGGCGAACCTAAATGAACTCACGCACGAGAGTGACGCGGAGCTCATTGAAGAAACCCGTCTGGGAAACGAGGCGGCCTACGCCGAGTTATGGCAACGCCATGCTCAGGTCGGCCTCGGAGTTGCTCGTCAAGCCACGACCGCGTTTGACCCCGAAGATTTGCTTGCCGAGGCGTACGCGAACATCCTTGAAGCAATTACGAATGGTCACGGTCCGACCGGCGCTTTTCGCCCTTACCTCACTACCGTCGTGCGAAATGTCGCGGGACGCTGGGCCCGCTCACTCAAGGAGACGACGGTCGATGATCTGAGTGAACTGCTTGATCAGGCCACCTCCTCCGACGGGCAAGATGACCTGGACGATCTCGATGACAACCAATTGGTTATTCGGGCGTTCCGATCCCTCCGCCCCAGATGGCAAGAGATTCTGTGGTTATTAGAAGTCAATGGGCTCAAACCCCGTGAGGTTGCGCAGCAGCTGAACCTCAAGCCGAACTCCGTATCTGCCCTTGCAACGCGAGCCCGCGAAGGCCTGCGAGAAGCCTGGATTAAGGCGCACCTGAAAAACAGAGTTGACGACCCGGAATGCAAAGATGCGATTGCAGCGTTTCCAGCATTAGTGCGAGGATCTTTGCCCACTCGGCAACATACCAGCGTGCTAGCGCATCTCGAGTACTGCGAAAGCTGCAGCAAGGTCTACGCGGAAGCAGAAGCGGTTGCTTCTCGATTACGCAGCTCAGCGATCCCCTCCTTATCGGGATGGGCACAAGCGCTTCACTCGCTGCGGGACTCATTCACGGAGCCACAGGGGCAGCGGCTTCGAGCGTGAATGGTTCGGGAACGTTAGCGCTCATCACAAGCACAAAAGGGATCATCGCTTCAGGGGTTATCGGACTCACGGCAGCCGCAGCCGCAACCGCGATTTCTATCGCACCGGTGCTGACTCCCCCGTCACACACACAATCAGCGCCGCAACAAGACAGCAGCACCGCAATTTCAGACGACCTCTCCAGCGACCTCGATCTCGTTTCGCAGGGAGAAGCGGGGCCTCAGAAAACCGTCTACACCAACGAAGACTCACATTGGATCACGCCAGCCGACGAAGTGACTCCTCCACAAGAAACCGAGTCAGTCCCCGCGCCGGGGATGGTCGCCCCTGAGTTCTCCTTCAAGCCGGGCAGCGTTCTAGATCCGAATGTCCCAGCACTTTCTGGGGAGTCGCTCCCTTTCGCCACGATCACAGTCGTTCTTTCAAGCGACACGGCATCCCACGGCGTCTTTTCAACTCAGGCGAGTGAGGTGGGAGCGTGGGAAATTGCACTTCCAAACACCCCCGGTGGCGCTTACACCGCCTGGGCGTACCAAGAGTTGAACAATAAACGCTCCGACGCACGCTCTACGGAGTTCAAGTTTGAGGGCGTCCCTGGAACTGCTCCAATTGTGATTGTGGCCGACACCGAAAACGGGAAGTACTCCCCGACGGTTTCTGGCACAGGTGACCCCGGGGCCATCGTCTACGTCAAACTAAACGGCGTGAAAAACGAGGCGACTGTTTCGCAACAGGGAACCTGGGCAGTTACGACCACGAACGGTGGTCTCGTCGGCACCAACAAGCTTCTGGCGGTGCAGTTCAATCCAAAAACCCTTGTGTTCTCTCAACAGAGCCACGAATCTGAATTCGAACTTCAGCCGCCCAGCGCGCAGGTCAGCGGCACCGCAGCGGCCTTCCAGGTGTCTGTCGTCTCGGAGGTTGGATCGGCTATCGATTTGAAGAGCCTCGATGGGAAGTTTTCGCACAGGATCCGCGAGTCTCTCGGCAACGACGATGTCTCACTCCGCAGAACCGGTTCGGGATCAAGTTCTGGCCCCGCTCCTTCGGTGAAGGCTCGCTACGTCTCTAACGATGGATCCCGCACTGGACCGTGGTCAGTTCCCGGCCTCTAAATCCACACCCTTCCCCGTCTCTGCACTAGCATCGACCCATGACCTCCCAGACCCCCACCATCGAAGAAGTCCGCGCCCAGATTGACCAGCTCGACCGCCGCATCGTCGAGCTGATCGCGGAGCGCCAGGGCTGGGTGGTCACCGCGGGATCACTGAAGAAAGACGAGCAGGGTGTTCGTGCGCCAGCACGCGTAGAGCAGGTCATCGAGAAGGTGCGCAATCTTGCCGAAGAGGCCGGGGCCTCCCCCGAGGTCGTCGAGCGCACCTACCGCGCGTTGATCGCGGCCTTCATTGACCTGGAGCTCGATCACCACCGCAACAAGTAGCTAGCGCCGCGGGGCCGGGTAGGCTCCCGGACCGCCGAGCGTGCGCGACAGTGACGCCCCCGCCTGGCGAACGATGCCGCCCAGCGCATCGAGCTTGTCTCCGATGCGCTTCTTCGGGCCGCTCACGTTGAGGGCCGCAACGACCCTGCCGGTGTGGTCGATCACCGGCGCCGAAACGCCGACCACCCCGGCCTCCAGATCCTCGTCGAGCACGGAAAAACCGACCGCCCGAATGCGCGCGATCTCGTCCTGCAGACCGGCAAAATCGCGCACCTTGCCAGTGTGCGGCGGCAGTCCGTCATAGAGCGAGAACGGGTTCGTTTCGCGCCCAAACACCTCCTGGCCGATCACCGTTGCGTCGTGGCCTCGCTCGTCGTACCAGTAGCGCAGCGCGGTCTCATCCCAGTCGCTGAGCAGCACACAGCCCGATGAGGATCGCCACGCGGCCGTCGTCACGCCCTCCCACCCGGCGGATCGCAGCTCGTGCGGGCTCAGCTCGCTCGCGAGCGTCAGCACGTTGCCGTGCATGAGCACACACAGGTGCGCGGTTTCGTAGGTCGCGTTCACGAGGCCACGCAGCACCGGCTGACCACTCTGCACGAGCTGCGCCTCGGCGCTTCGTGCGGCGAGCGCGAACACTCGCGGGCCGACGCGGTAGCGCTGGGTTTCAGGATCCCGAGCCGCCAACCCCGTGGTCGCAAGAGTGGCCAGGGCGCGCGAAACAACGGTCTTGCTGCGGCCCGTCAGCTTGGCGAGTTCGGTGACGCCGTAGCCGCCGAGCCTGGTTGCCGCGTCGCTCGCGAGTAACTCCAAGAGGCGAATGTCTCGGCCCAAGCCTGTGGTGTTGAGTCGGCTGTCTTCATTGGCTGCAGGATCGGCCTCGTGTTTCATCGTTTACCCCCATGTGACTTGGCCGCGTGACGTCAACGGCGCACCCAGCCTTTCACTACTGTTCCGTTATACGCAACTTGAGTTGCAGTTAATGGAACAGATACTTATCTTTATCGATGCCAGCGGCGTCAGATAGATGCGCGTCGCATCGAAGAAAGAGGTCCAATGATGGATAACGTGCAGCTCGGTGAGAGCTTCGTCGGTGAGGGCGTCAATGCCGCTCACGTCAATACGGTGCTCGGTCACCGCGACGGCCCCGCGGGCACCGCTTGGGCAACCGCGCTCGGCAGCCCCAGCGAGGGGTTTGTGCCGTTCGTTGCCGTGCTGAAGCCGTCACTGCCGGTCAAGCCAATGACCCTCTTCGTGCAGAAGGCCGCTGCCGCAAGCGACTTCCACAGCACCGCGACCTGGGGTGCCGCACAGGCCGGCATCGCCGCCGGTGTCGCTGACGCCGTCGCAGAGGGTGTCATTCCCAAGTCGTGCACCGAGACCCACGCGCTCATCGCGGCGGTCTGGGTCAACCCCGGCACCGACGATCTCGACGCGATCTACCGCAACAACCGCGAGGCCGCCCGCCGCGCACTCGAACTTGGCGCCGCGAACGGACCCTCCGTTGAAGACGTGGTCGCCGCCCGCAATTCCCCCAGCAACCCCTTCTACACCCCGAGCCAGGAAGTCGCCGCAGATGCCGCACGCTAACACCGCAACCATCGATAACCCCACCCGCACCACCGAAAACACCGTCGTCGGCTTCATCGGCCTCGGCCACATGGGCTCAGGCATGAGCCGCAACCTGCAGGCCGCCGGCTTCAAGCTTGTTGTCACTGACCTGCGCCGCGAGGCCGCCTCCGAGCTGCTCGCAAACGGCGCCGAGTGGGCTGACTCCGCTGCCGAGCTCGCGCGTCGCTCCGACGTTGTCATCACCATGCTCCCCACCCCCCGCATCGTCACGGCACTGCTGCAGGGCGAGAACGGCCTGCTCGCCGGGCTCTCCGAGGGCAAGACGTGGATCGACATGTCGACCTCCGTGCCCGAGGTCGCCGACGGGGTGCGCGCAGAAGCGACAGCCCGCGGCATCCGCATCATCGACGCCCCCGTGAGTGGCATGTCGGTCGGCGCGGCAAACGGCATGCTGCAGATTTTTGTTGGCGCCGATCCTGAACTCTTCGCCGAACACCTCCCCGTGCTCGAGGCGATGGGCGATCCTGACCGCATTATCAACGTGGGTGGCCACGGTGCCGGCTACGCAGTGAAGCTCATGATCAACCAGCTGTGGTTCTCGCACCTCGTGGCCACCGCAGAGGTGCTTACAATCGGCAAGGCCGCCGGCGTTGATCTCGACGTTCTGCGTCGCTCGCTAATCGCGAGCCCGGCCAACAGCAACTTCCTTGAGAACGACGTGCTCTCGATCCTCAATGATGGCGACTACGATGAGGGCTTCGCTATCGCCCTCGCCTGCAAAGACCTGGGCCTCTCCATCGACCTCGCCCGCGCGGTCGGCATGCCCAGCGAGGTATCGGCGCTCGTCGAGCAGGTGTTCCGTCGCGCACGCCGCAGCTACGGCGATAGCGCCGGCGAAATGACCCCCTTCAAACTGTACGAAGACCTGCTCGGCGAACCCCTCCGCCTGGCCCCCACCGCAGGAGGTGCCGCGTGAACGCGCTCCCAGAATCAACCCCGACCGGCCTCTTCATCGGTGGCGAGTGGCGTGACGCCGAGGGCGGCGCAACTCTCCCCGTGACGAACCCCGCCACGGGCGAGGTGCTCACCCACGTCGCGAGCGCCTCCGTCGCAGACGGCAAGGCCGCGCTCGACGCTGCGGTCGCAGCGCAGAAGTCATGGGCCGCAACTGCACCGCGCGAGCGCGGCGAGATCCTGCGCCGTGCCTTCGAACTCACCATCAAGCACCGCGAAGAACTCGCCCGCATCATCACACTCGAGATGGGCAAGCCCCTCGCCGAGTCACGCGGCGAGGTCAACTACGGCGCCGAGTTCTTGCGCTGGTTCTCGGAAGAGGCCGTGCGCATCGACGGTCGCTACTCCGTGTCGCCAGACGGCGGCAACCGCCTGCTCGTACTGCACCGCCCGGTTGGCCCGAGCCTGTTCATTACCCCCTGGAACTTCCCGCTCGCCATGGCTACGCGCAAGATTGCGCCCGCCCTCGCAGCGGGTTGCACGAGTGTGTTGAAGCCCGCAGCACAGACCCCGCTAACGGCGCTCTACTTTGCAGCACTGCTCGTGGAGGCGGGTGTGCCCGCCGGTGTCGTTAACGTGATTCCCACCGCCACCGCGGGTGCAGTCGTCTCACCCCTCACCACCGACCCGCGACTGCGCAAGCTCTCGTTCACCGGGTCGACCGAGGTGGGCAAGCGCCTCATTCGCGACTCGGCCGAGCAGGTGCTGAAGGTCTCGATGGAGCTCGGCGGCAACGCCCCCTTCATCGTCTTCGAAGACGCCGATGTTGACGCGGCCGTTGAGGGTGCACTCGTTGCCAAGCTGCGCAACGGCGGCGAGGCCTGTGTTGCCGCGAACCGCTTCCTCGTGCACGAGTCCATTGCCGACGAGTTCACCACGAAGCTCGCAGATCGCATGGCGGGTTACGTACAGGGTCCCGGCATTTCCGACGGTGTCACCATCGGACCGCTCATCGACGAGGCGACCCGCAACAAGGTCAGCTCGCTCGTGGCCTCGGCTGTCGCCGAGGGTGCTGAGGTGAGGATCGGCGGCGAGATCCCCGCCGGCGAGGGATTCTTCTACCCGCCGACCGTGCTCACGGCTGTGCCACACGGCGCGGAGATCCTGAACGAGGAGATCTTTGGGCCCGTTGCGCCTGTCGTCGTCTTCAAGGACGAGGCTGAGGCGATCGAGCTCGCCAACGCCAGCGAGTACGGACTCGTCAGCTTCGCGTACACGCAAGATCTGAACCGTACACTTCGTCTCGCGGAGCAGTTGGAGAGCGGCATGATCGGCATGAACACCGGTCTCGTGTCGAACCCGGCGGCTCCCTTCGGCGGAGTAAAGCAGTCGGGGCTCGGCCGCGAGGGCGGCGCCGAGGGCATCCACGAGTTCTTGGAGACCGTCTACGTGGGAATCTCCAACCCGCTTGCCTCACAATAACCATGTCAACGAAGACAAAGGACACAAGATGACCGCAACTCAAACCACTACCCAGGAGACCGTCGACTTCGACGACCTCCCGCTCAATAAGTTCCACATTCGCATCACCGCGCTCACCTTCGGCGCGCACTTCAATGACGGCTTCGCGGTCGGCATTATCGGCATGGCCATCGTGCTGATCGGCCAGCGCGGCGACATGGATCTGAACGCCTGGTGGACCGGTGCGCTCGGCGCCGGCGCACTCTTTGGCCTGTTTGCGGGCGCGCTGCTCTTCGGATCGGTCGCCGACAAGCTGGGCCGCCAGAAGATCTTCGCGATCAGCTTCATCGTGATCACGCTGGCGACCTTCGCCCAGTTCTGGGTGCAGGAACCGTGGCAACTGCTGACGCTCCGCATCATTCTCGGGCTCGGGATCGGCGGCGACTATGCCGTCGGCCACGCGATGCTGGCCGAGGTGCTGCCTCAGAAGCGCCGCGGTGAGATTCTCGGTTCGTTCTCCGTGATCTGGACCTTCGGTTACGTACTCGCAACGCTCATCG is a genomic window containing:
- a CDS encoding sigma-70 family RNA polymerase sigma factor produces the protein MSSRIENTQSANLNELTHESDAELIEETRLGNEAAYAELWQRHAQVGLGVARQATTAFDPEDLLAEAYANILEAITNGHGPTGAFRPYLTTVVRNVAGRWARSLKETTVDDLSELLDQATSSDGQDDLDDLDDNQLVIRAFRSLRPRWQEILWLLEVNGLKPREVAQQLNLKPNSVSALATRAREGLREAWIKAHLKNRVDDPECKDAIAAFPALVRGSLPTRQHTSVLAHLEYCESCSKVYAEAEAVASRLRSSAIPSLSGWAQALHSLRDSFTEPQGQRLRA
- a CDS encoding chorismate mutase — protein: MTSQTPTIEEVRAQIDQLDRRIVELIAERQGWVVTAGSLKKDEQGVRAPARVEQVIEKVRNLAEEAGASPEVVERTYRALIAAFIDLELDHHRNK
- a CDS encoding IclR family transcriptional regulator translates to MKHEADPAANEDSRLNTTGLGRDIRLLELLASDAATRLGGYGVTELAKLTGRSKTVVSRALATLATTGLAARDPETQRYRVGPRVFALAARSAEAQLVQSGQPVLRGLVNATYETAHLCVLMHGNVLTLASELSPHELRSAGWEGVTTAAWRSSSGCVLLSDWDETALRYWYDERGHDATVIGQEVFGRETNPFSLYDGLPPHTGKVRDFAGLQDEIARIRAVGFSVLDEDLEAGVVGVSAPVIDHTGRVVAALNVSGPKKRIGDKLDALGGIVRQAGASLSRTLGGPGAYPAPRR
- the fae gene encoding formaldehyde-activating enzyme — encoded protein: MMDNVQLGESFVGEGVNAAHVNTVLGHRDGPAGTAWATALGSPSEGFVPFVAVLKPSLPVKPMTLFVQKAAAASDFHSTATWGAAQAGIAAGVADAVAEGVIPKSCTETHALIAAVWVNPGTDDLDAIYRNNREAARRALELGAANGPSVEDVVAARNSPSNPFYTPSQEVAADAAR
- a CDS encoding NAD(P)-dependent oxidoreductase; this translates as MPHANTATIDNPTRTTENTVVGFIGLGHMGSGMSRNLQAAGFKLVVTDLRREAASELLANGAEWADSAAELARRSDVVITMLPTPRIVTALLQGENGLLAGLSEGKTWIDMSTSVPEVADGVRAEATARGIRIIDAPVSGMSVGAANGMLQIFVGADPELFAEHLPVLEAMGDPDRIINVGGHGAGYAVKLMINQLWFSHLVATAEVLTIGKAAGVDLDVLRRSLIASPANSNFLENDVLSILNDGDYDEGFAIALACKDLGLSIDLARAVGMPSEVSALVEQVFRRARRSYGDSAGEMTPFKLYEDLLGEPLRLAPTAGGAA
- a CDS encoding NAD-dependent succinate-semialdehyde dehydrogenase, which translates into the protein MNALPESTPTGLFIGGEWRDAEGGATLPVTNPATGEVLTHVASASVADGKAALDAAVAAQKSWAATAPRERGEILRRAFELTIKHREELARIITLEMGKPLAESRGEVNYGAEFLRWFSEEAVRIDGRYSVSPDGGNRLLVLHRPVGPSLFITPWNFPLAMATRKIAPALAAGCTSVLKPAAQTPLTALYFAALLVEAGVPAGVVNVIPTATAGAVVSPLTTDPRLRKLSFTGSTEVGKRLIRDSAEQVLKVSMELGGNAPFIVFEDADVDAAVEGALVAKLRNGGEACVAANRFLVHESIADEFTTKLADRMAGYVQGPGISDGVTIGPLIDEATRNKVSSLVASAVAEGAEVRIGGEIPAGEGFFYPPTVLTAVPHGAEILNEEIFGPVAPVVVFKDEAEAIELANASEYGLVSFAYTQDLNRTLRLAEQLESGMIGMNTGLVSNPAAPFGGVKQSGLGREGGAEGIHEFLETVYVGISNPLASQ